One Osmerus eperlanus chromosome 16, fOsmEpe2.1, whole genome shotgun sequence DNA segment encodes these proteins:
- the si:ch211-267e7.3 gene encoding ADAMTS-like protein 2 isoform X1, translated as MFCLRSARPAVLLTHSVLLLIALSDTASSNNDKDSSDGREDLQVDAFLQGPSGQAAAHRRVPGPGEELAQWWGEWSSWSTCSRTCGGGVRSQERHCLQQRLSSAHNINSSFCVGSPKQYQLCPSQPCPSSRVSFKQQQCSQFNSKAFGRRHYEWVPLYPDDYISISNKPCDLQCTTSSGERQLLVPAHDGTYCRDGAHQGVCIEGHCQPVGCDGLLYSSKTVDMCGVCGGHGASCQRVSGIFRRGTTHLGYVFITNIPAGASDIQIIERRKTENILALSDEAGHFFFNGNSVIDNPRNFRVAGTVFKYRRPSTFFSEGLEYIIAQGPTNLGINLMYNNLNGKMPHITYEYTVPSHPAPRTATPLHQASLDSSLFEPAPGDTLQGTLETRPSQSHAPHGHAPHGHAPNGNAPHDTPTNSTSSQLSSHDNEIDVMEDLEKLSNNNATQGQSDPQLEREGAEPEKEGLDEDGDWLEGDRREQPDLEKEELDTEEEELERAAAILFYRPASDVIGDIITHNDLQDQERPVPAGYRTDSNLIDSNTANPNATGPAKPLPHHRSLIMDLFLSPGPPGHAPRPPPCPESPAPCSVNQLNASSGLNNRLVVEAYAGSLDLQLHGPPEDASSPYGLLYELQPNSTQTLSANQLNLHEVLPVQGPSTESSNEFEVGSLEQDISLADMYRWKISAYAPCSSTCTTGISTSYALCVRYDGTEVDEAYCDALTRPEPTHEFCTGKDCLPRWESSRWSECSRTCGEGFQFRTVRCWKMMSPGLDSSVYDDLCEGAELHKPMSRKACRSSSCGPQWEVSDWSECSARCGGRGLSRREVRCSMETRLCNDSSRPISEKECEGPPCDRRWTVSDWGPCSGVCGEGRMTRYVVCKTASGSSISEDQCDHTLRPLAVQPCGGRTCPAHWVEQEWEQCNATCGRGVRVRQVVCAGLEEGVFKGYPEQSCDSSPRPQDSSACFQRPCSKWFTTSWSQCSKTCGSGVRVREVKCYQGEELGHSCDSALKPEARQTCEVLPCPTDAPAAEDQCQDKVTATCGLVLKVRLCSHWYYRKVCCQSCHGRGP; from the exons GCTGCGGCCCACAGACGGGTCCCCGggcctggggaggagctggCCCAGTGGTGGGGAGAGTGGAGCAGCTGGTCCACCTGCTCTCGTACCtgcgggggaggggtgaggtcccAGGAACGACACTGTCTGCAGCAGAG ACTTAGCTCCGCCCACAACATCAACTCTTCCTTCTGTGTCGGCTCACCTAAACAGTACCAGCTCTGCCCCAGCCAG cccTGCCCCAGCAGCAGGGTAAGCTTCAAACAGCAGCAGTGCTCCCAGTTCAACTCCAAGGCGTTTGGCAGGAGGCACTATGAGTGGGTCCCCCTATACCCAG ACGACTACATCAGCATCTCCAACAAGCCGTGTGACCTGCAGTGCACCACCtcctctggagagagacagctgcTGGTCCCTGCTCACGACGGGACGTACTGCCGCGACggagcccaccagggggtcTGCATAGAGGGGCactgccag ccaGTGGGCTGTGACGGCCTGCTCTACTCAAGTAAGACGGTGGacatgtgtggcgtgtgtggagGCCACGGTGCTTCCTGTCAGCGCGTGTCTGGAATATTCCGGAGAGGAACCACTCACCtag GTTACGTGTTCATCACCAACATTCCTGCCGGGGCCTCCGACATCCAGATCATAGAGAGACGCAAGACAGAGAACATCCTGG CCCTATCAGACGAGGCTGGGCACTTCTTCTTCAATGGGAACAGCGTGATTGACAACCCCAGGAACTTCCGTGTGGCTGGGACAGTGTTCAAGTACCGCCGGCCCTCCACCTTCTTCTCTGAGGGTCTTGAGTACATCATCGCCCAGGGCCCCACCAACCTCGGCATAAACTTGATG TACAACAACCTGAATGGCAAGATGCCCCACATCACGTATGAGTACACTGTCCCCAGCCACCCCGCCCCTCGCACAGCCACGCCCCTCCACCAAGCCTCTTTAGACTCCTCCCTCTTTGAGCCCGCTCCCGGAGACACACTGCAGGGGACGCTGGAGACACGCCCCTCTCAGAGCCACGCCCCCCATGGACACGCCCCCCATGGCCACGCCCCCAATGGCAACGCCCCCCACGACACGCCCACCAATAGCACTtcctcccagctctcctcccaCGACAATGAGATAGACGTCATGGAAGACCTTGAGAAACTGTCCAATAACAACGCCACCCAGGGCCAATCAGATCCTCAGCTGGAGCGAGAGGGGGCGGAGCCGGAGAAAGAAGGGCTGGACGAGGATGGGGATtggctggagggagacaggagagaacagcCTGACCTGGAAAAGGAGGAGCtagacacagaggaggaggagctggagcggGCGGCGGCCATTTTGTTCTACAGACCTGCCAGTGATGTCATCGGTGACATCATCACTCACAATGACCTTCAGGATCAGGAGAGACCGGTTCCCGCTGGTTACC GGACGGATTCCAACTTGATTGACAGCAACACAGCCAATCCCAATGCCACTGGCCCAGccaagcccctcccccaccatcgcAGCCTCATTAtggacctcttcctctctcctggccCTCCAGGCCACGCCCCCAGACCGCCCCCCTGCCCAGAGAGCCCCGCCCCCTGCTCCGTCAATCAGCTCAATGCCTCCTCTGGATTgaacaaccgcctggtggtggAGGCGTACGCTGGGAGTCTGGACCTGCAGCTTCACGGCCCTCCTGAGGATGCCAGCTCCCCCTACGGGCTCCTGTATGAACTGCAGCCCAACAGCACCCAAACtctctcagccaatcagctgAACCTGCATGAGGTGCTGCCTGTCCAAGGACCCAGCAcggagag cagtAATGAGTTTGAGGTGGGCTCTCTGGAGCAGGACATCAGTCTGGCTGACATGTACAGGTGGAAGATCTCAGCCTACGCCCCCTGTAGCTCAACCTgcactacag GCATCAGCACGTCCTATGCCCTGTGTGTGAGGTACGACGGCACGGAGGTGGACGAGGCCTACTGTGATGCTCTCACCAGACCCGAGCCCACCCACGAGTTCTGCACCGGCAAGGACTGTCTGCCCAG GTGGGAGAGCAGTCGCTGGAGCGAGTGTTCTAGAACCTGCGGTGAGGGGTTCCAGTTCCGGACGGTGCGCTGCTGGAAGATGATGTCACCGGGGCTGGACAGCTCTGTGTACGACGACCTgtgcgagggggcggagctacaCAAGCCCATGTCTCGCAAGGCGTGCAGGAGCAGTAGCTGTGGCCCGCAGTGGGAGGTCTCTGATTGGTCAGAG TGCTCGGCAAGGTGTGGGGGGCGTGGCctgagcaggagggaggtgcGCTGCTCCATGGAAACCAGACTGTGTAACGATTCATCTCGACCAATCAGTGAGAAGGAGTGTGAAGGCCCGCCTTGCGATCGCAGGTGGACTGTGTCTGACTGGGGCCct tgctcaggggtgtgtggtgagggcaGGATGACTCGTTACGTGGTGTGTAAGACGGCCAGTGGCAGCAGCATCTCGGAGGACCAGTGCGACCACACCCTCCGACCCCTGGCTGTGCAGCCCTGTGGAGGCAGGACCTGCCCCGCCCACTGGGTGGAGCAGGAGTGGGAGCAG TGCAACGCCACGTGTGGTCGTGGCGTGCGTGTGCGTCAGGTGGTCTGTGCTGGACTGGAGGAGGGCGTGTTCAAGGGTTACCCGGAGCAGAGCTgtgactcctcccccaggccGCAGGATAGCTCCGCCTGCTTCCAGAGACCCTGCTCCAAATGGTTCACCACTTCCTGGTCCCAG tgCAGTAAGACTTGTGGGAGTGGTGTCAGGGTGCGGGAGGTCAAGTGTTACCAAGGGGAGGAGCTAGGCCACAGCTGTGACTCCGCCCTCAAACCCGAGGCCAGACAGACATGTGAAGTCCTGCCCTGCCCCACGGACGCTCCCG CTGCGGAGGACCAGTGTCAGGATAAGGTGACGGCGACCTGTGGGCTGGTGCTGAAGGTCCGGCTGTGTTCTCACTGGTACTACAGGAAGGTCTGCTGCCAGTCCTGCCACGGGCGGGGCCCCTGA
- the si:ch211-267e7.3 gene encoding ADAMTS-like protein 2 isoform X5: MFCLRSARPAVLLTHSVLLLIALSDTASSNNDKDSSDGREDLQVDAFLQGPSGQAAAHRRVPGPGEELAQWWGEWSSWSTCSRTCGGGVRSQERHCLQQRLSSAHNINSSFCVGSPKQYQLCPSQPCPSSRVSFKQQQCSQFNSKAFGRRHYEWVPLYPDDYISISNKPCDLQCTTSSGERQLLVPAHDGTYCRDGAHQGVCIEGHCQPVGCDGLLYSSKTVDMCGVCGGHGASCQRVSGIFRRGTTHLGYVFITNIPAGASDIQIIERRKTENILALSDEAGHFFFNGNSVIDNPRNFRVAGTVFKYRRPSTFFSEGLEYIIAQGPTNLGINLMYNNLNGKMPHITYEYTVPSHPAPRTATPLHQASLDSSLFEPAPGDTLQGTLETRPSQSHAPHGHAPHGHAPNGNAPHDTPTNSTSSQLSSHDNEIDVMEDLEKLSNNNATQGQSDPQLEREGAEPEKEGLDEDGDWLEGDRREQPDLEKEELDTEEEELERAAAILFYRPASDVIGDIITHNDLQDQERPVPAGYRTDSNLIDSNTANPNATGPAKPLPHHRSLIMDLFLSPGPPGHAPRPPPCPESPAPCSVNQLNASSGLNNRLVVEAYAGSLDLQLHGPPEDASSPYGLLYELQPNSTQTLSANQLNLHEVLPVQGPSTESSNEFEVGSLEQDISLADMYRWKISAYAPCSSTCTTGISTSYALCVRYDGTEVDEAYCDALTRPEPTHEFCTGKDCLPRWESSRWSECSRTCGEGFQFRTVRCWKMMSPGLDSSVYDDLCEGAELHKPMSRKACRSSSCGPQWEVSDWSECSARCGGRGLSRREVRCSMETRLCNDSSRPISEKECEGPPCDRRWTVSDWGPGCVVRAG, encoded by the exons GCTGCGGCCCACAGACGGGTCCCCGggcctggggaggagctggCCCAGTGGTGGGGAGAGTGGAGCAGCTGGTCCACCTGCTCTCGTACCtgcgggggaggggtgaggtcccAGGAACGACACTGTCTGCAGCAGAG ACTTAGCTCCGCCCACAACATCAACTCTTCCTTCTGTGTCGGCTCACCTAAACAGTACCAGCTCTGCCCCAGCCAG cccTGCCCCAGCAGCAGGGTAAGCTTCAAACAGCAGCAGTGCTCCCAGTTCAACTCCAAGGCGTTTGGCAGGAGGCACTATGAGTGGGTCCCCCTATACCCAG ACGACTACATCAGCATCTCCAACAAGCCGTGTGACCTGCAGTGCACCACCtcctctggagagagacagctgcTGGTCCCTGCTCACGACGGGACGTACTGCCGCGACggagcccaccagggggtcTGCATAGAGGGGCactgccag ccaGTGGGCTGTGACGGCCTGCTCTACTCAAGTAAGACGGTGGacatgtgtggcgtgtgtggagGCCACGGTGCTTCCTGTCAGCGCGTGTCTGGAATATTCCGGAGAGGAACCACTCACCtag GTTACGTGTTCATCACCAACATTCCTGCCGGGGCCTCCGACATCCAGATCATAGAGAGACGCAAGACAGAGAACATCCTGG CCCTATCAGACGAGGCTGGGCACTTCTTCTTCAATGGGAACAGCGTGATTGACAACCCCAGGAACTTCCGTGTGGCTGGGACAGTGTTCAAGTACCGCCGGCCCTCCACCTTCTTCTCTGAGGGTCTTGAGTACATCATCGCCCAGGGCCCCACCAACCTCGGCATAAACTTGATG TACAACAACCTGAATGGCAAGATGCCCCACATCACGTATGAGTACACTGTCCCCAGCCACCCCGCCCCTCGCACAGCCACGCCCCTCCACCAAGCCTCTTTAGACTCCTCCCTCTTTGAGCCCGCTCCCGGAGACACACTGCAGGGGACGCTGGAGACACGCCCCTCTCAGAGCCACGCCCCCCATGGACACGCCCCCCATGGCCACGCCCCCAATGGCAACGCCCCCCACGACACGCCCACCAATAGCACTtcctcccagctctcctcccaCGACAATGAGATAGACGTCATGGAAGACCTTGAGAAACTGTCCAATAACAACGCCACCCAGGGCCAATCAGATCCTCAGCTGGAGCGAGAGGGGGCGGAGCCGGAGAAAGAAGGGCTGGACGAGGATGGGGATtggctggagggagacaggagagaacagcCTGACCTGGAAAAGGAGGAGCtagacacagaggaggaggagctggagcggGCGGCGGCCATTTTGTTCTACAGACCTGCCAGTGATGTCATCGGTGACATCATCACTCACAATGACCTTCAGGATCAGGAGAGACCGGTTCCCGCTGGTTACC GGACGGATTCCAACTTGATTGACAGCAACACAGCCAATCCCAATGCCACTGGCCCAGccaagcccctcccccaccatcgcAGCCTCATTAtggacctcttcctctctcctggccCTCCAGGCCACGCCCCCAGACCGCCCCCCTGCCCAGAGAGCCCCGCCCCCTGCTCCGTCAATCAGCTCAATGCCTCCTCTGGATTgaacaaccgcctggtggtggAGGCGTACGCTGGGAGTCTGGACCTGCAGCTTCACGGCCCTCCTGAGGATGCCAGCTCCCCCTACGGGCTCCTGTATGAACTGCAGCCCAACAGCACCCAAACtctctcagccaatcagctgAACCTGCATGAGGTGCTGCCTGTCCAAGGACCCAGCAcggagag cagtAATGAGTTTGAGGTGGGCTCTCTGGAGCAGGACATCAGTCTGGCTGACATGTACAGGTGGAAGATCTCAGCCTACGCCCCCTGTAGCTCAACCTgcactacag GCATCAGCACGTCCTATGCCCTGTGTGTGAGGTACGACGGCACGGAGGTGGACGAGGCCTACTGTGATGCTCTCACCAGACCCGAGCCCACCCACGAGTTCTGCACCGGCAAGGACTGTCTGCCCAG GTGGGAGAGCAGTCGCTGGAGCGAGTGTTCTAGAACCTGCGGTGAGGGGTTCCAGTTCCGGACGGTGCGCTGCTGGAAGATGATGTCACCGGGGCTGGACAGCTCTGTGTACGACGACCTgtgcgagggggcggagctacaCAAGCCCATGTCTCGCAAGGCGTGCAGGAGCAGTAGCTGTGGCCCGCAGTGGGAGGTCTCTGATTGGTCAGAG TGCTCGGCAAGGTGTGGGGGGCGTGGCctgagcaggagggaggtgcGCTGCTCCATGGAAACCAGACTGTGTAACGATTCATCTCGACCAATCAGTGAGAAGGAGTGTGAAGGCCCGCCTTGCGATCGCAGGTGGACTGTGTCTGACTGGGGCCct gggtgtgtggtgagggcaGGATGA